Proteins encoded by one window of Lathyrus oleraceus cultivar Zhongwan6 chromosome 1, CAAS_Psat_ZW6_1.0, whole genome shotgun sequence:
- the LOC127084990 gene encoding peroxidase 43 — MSPFVFLSLLFLFLIHGSKGQLQIGFYSITCPIAESIVRDVVREAALSDPTVPAGLLRLQFHDCFVEGCDGSILIDNVPEPEKGAFEHQGLRGFDVIEKAKAKLEESCPGVVSCADIIALAAREAIVMVNGPSFEVPTGRRDGFVSEKSLADDMPDVSDSIEQLKTKFMNKGLTDKDLVLLSAAHTIGTTACFFMTKRLYNFSTSGGGSDPAISPNFLPELQEKCPQTGHENDRLAMDITTETKFDKNILRNIREGFAVLESDARLNDDARTKAVIESYLGPFTPIFGPSFEYDFVQSIVKMGQIGVKTGSDGNIRQVCSKLH; from the exons ATGTCTCCCTTTGTTTTTTTGTCTCTCCTATTTTTATTCTTAATTCATGGTTCTAAGGGTCAGCTTCAAATCGGTTTCTACTCAATCACATGTCCTATAGCAGAATCCATTGTCCGTGATGTTGTTAGAGAAGCTGCTCTTTCTGACCCAACCGTGCCTGCTGGTTTGCTTAGGCTCCAATTTCATGACTGCTTTGTTGAA GGATGTGATGGTTCCATTCTGATTGATAATGTTCCAGAACCAGAAAAAGGTGCATTTGAACATCAAGGTCTTAGAGGGTTTGATGTGATAGAAAAAGCTAAGGCGAAATTGGAAGAATCTTGTCCAGGAGTGGTTTCTTGTGCTGATATTATTGCATTGGCAGCAAGAGAAGCAATTGTCATG GTAAATGGACCTTCATTCGAAGTTCCTACAGGGAGGAGAGATGGATTTGTTTCCGAAAAATCTCTTGCAGATGATATGCCAGACGTCAGTGATTCAATTGAGCAACTCAAAACCAAGTTTATGAACAAGGGTCTCACAGATAAAGACCTTGTCCTTCTCAGTG CTGCACATACAATAGGAACCACAGCATGTTTCTTCATGACAAAAAGGCTATACAACTTTTCTACATCTGGTGGTGGATCAGACCCAGCTATTAGTCCAAATTTCCTCCCAGAACTTCAGGAAAAGTGCCCTCAGACGGGACACGAGAACGACCGTTTAGCCATGGACATAACGACTGAAACAAAATTCGACAAGAACATATTGAGAAACATAAGGGAAGGTTTTGCTGTGTTAGAATCTGATGCAAGACTTAACGATGATGCAAGAACAAAGGCTGTGATTGAATCATACTTAGGTCCCTTCACTCCAATATTTGGACCTTCCTTCGAATATGATTTTGTTCAGTCAATTGTTAAAATGGGACAAATTGGTGTCAAGACAGGTTCTGATGGAAACATTAGGCAAGTCTGCTCGAAACTCCATTGA